A genomic region of Halopelagius longus contains the following coding sequences:
- a CDS encoding NAD(P)/FAD-dependent oxidoreductase, which yields MIGVVGGGIAGLAAAYRLRKRGYEVQVFEASDQVGGLAAVYETPGDDIEKFYHHLSKSEETIVELAEELGLGDDLEWRIGKNAYYVDGVVHPLDTAWQIAAYPHMSLYDKFRLGMLTQGIDVRGGIPDFDAYDDLSEYEHVGIEEFVVEHTTRGVYENFVDPLLDGKFGDRKHDVSAAWFLGRVRFRGERDLMRGEILGYFDGGFRPLLDALVEAVGRENITTDAPVTGLSTGEDGVESLTVGTGEEAETKEVDDVVVAAMPNVLEGLTGYQCDIDFQGAVCGLVTMEESLMDTYWLNVAHDAPFGALIEHTNFVPKERYGGQHLLYVAAYVQDEEEDIWQMDDEELRRVWLNEIADMFPEFDPSSVTEFRVARNPRAAPVYERGYLDLVVPYDLSEEVGEGVYYAGMASEAQYPERSLNGGIVAGYECADRIAEKRRRGGDGGEAVAETDGVAVDGGRRE from the coding sequence ATGATTGGCGTCGTCGGCGGCGGCATCGCGGGACTCGCCGCGGCCTACCGACTGCGGAAGCGAGGCTACGAGGTTCAGGTGTTCGAGGCGTCCGACCAAGTCGGCGGCCTCGCGGCCGTCTACGAGACGCCGGGCGACGACATCGAGAAGTTCTACCACCACCTCTCGAAGTCCGAGGAGACCATCGTCGAACTCGCGGAGGAACTCGGACTCGGTGACGACTTGGAGTGGCGCATCGGCAAGAACGCCTACTACGTGGACGGCGTCGTCCACCCACTCGACACGGCGTGGCAGATAGCCGCCTACCCCCACATGAGCCTCTACGACAAGTTCAGGCTGGGGATGCTCACGCAGGGTATCGACGTGCGCGGCGGTATCCCCGACTTCGACGCCTACGACGACCTGAGCGAGTACGAACACGTCGGCATCGAGGAGTTCGTCGTCGAACACACCACCCGCGGCGTCTACGAGAACTTCGTCGACCCCCTGCTCGACGGGAAGTTCGGCGACAGGAAACACGACGTGTCGGCCGCGTGGTTCCTGGGGCGCGTCCGCTTCCGCGGCGAACGCGACCTGATGCGCGGCGAGATTCTCGGCTACTTCGACGGCGGATTCCGCCCCCTCTTGGACGCCCTCGTCGAGGCCGTCGGCCGGGAGAACATCACCACCGACGCGCCGGTGACGGGCCTCTCGACGGGCGAGGACGGCGTCGAGAGTCTGACCGTCGGGACGGGCGAGGAGGCGGAGACGAAGGAGGTGGACGACGTCGTCGTCGCCGCGATGCCGAACGTCCTTGAAGGACTCACCGGCTACCAGTGCGACATCGACTTCCAAGGCGCGGTCTGCGGCCTCGTGACCATGGAGGAGTCTCTGATGGATACCTACTGGCTGAACGTGGCCCACGACGCGCCGTTCGGCGCACTCATCGAACACACGAACTTCGTCCCGAAGGAGCGATACGGCGGGCAACACCTCCTCTACGTCGCCGCCTACGTGCAGGACGAGGAGGAGGACATCTGGCAGATGGACGACGAGGAACTCCGTCGGGTGTGGCTGAACGAGATCGCCGACATGTTCCCGGAGTTCGACCCCTCCTCGGTGACGGAGTTCCGCGTCGCCCGCAACCCCCGCGCCGCGCCGGTGTACGAACGCGGCTACCTCGATTTGGTCGTCCCGTACGACCTGAGCGAGGAGGTGGGCGAGGGCGTCTACTACGCCGGGATGGCCAGCGAGGCGCAGTACCCCGAACGAAGCCTCAACGGCGGCATCGTCGCGGGCTACGAGTGCGCGGACCGCATCGCCGAGAAACGCCGACGCGGCGGCGACGGCGGCGAAGCAGTCGCCGAAACGGACGGGGTCGCCGTAGACGGCGGACGACGCGAGTAG
- a CDS encoding DUF6149 family protein has product MKIRQNVRHFAAKKALTMPVVGDIATEKLVNMHVRIFGEKADPDRREEREPRMEAFFDCTFDTYVRALEEGYTEAEAREITHIQANFDFYNHGWTEMMEFPADELEDHYERHRDFFERYDIDIADPLGDFRTREIPDAPSTPEKLENPEHPHAEGGFADDVYVEDESGELHVGGQEEPEDVDVSAAPGVQDADEESA; this is encoded by the coding sequence ATGAAGATACGCCAGAACGTTCGCCACTTCGCCGCGAAGAAGGCGCTGACGATGCCCGTCGTCGGCGACATCGCGACGGAGAAACTCGTGAACATGCACGTCAGAATCTTCGGCGAGAAGGCGGACCCCGACCGCCGCGAGGAACGCGAACCGCGGATGGAGGCGTTCTTCGACTGCACGTTCGACACGTACGTCCGCGCCCTCGAAGAGGGGTACACGGAGGCGGAGGCCCGCGAGATAACGCACATACAGGCGAACTTCGACTTCTACAACCACGGGTGGACGGAGATGATGGAGTTCCCCGCGGACGAACTCGAGGACCACTACGAGCGCCACCGCGACTTCTTCGAGCGGTACGACATCGACATCGCGGACCCCCTCGGCGACTTCCGCACCCGCGAGATTCCCGACGCGCCCTCGACGCCCGAGAAACTCGAAAACCCCGAGCATCCCCACGCCGAGGGCGGGTTCGCCGACGACGTGTACGTCGAAGACGAGTCCGGCGAACTGCACGTCGGCGGGCAGGAGGAACCCGAAGACGTCGACGTGAGCGCCGCGCCCGGCGTGCAGGACGCGGACGAAGAGTCGGCGTAA
- a CDS encoding NAD(P)/FAD-dependent oxidoreductase has protein sequence MTQSYVIIGDGIAGSSAAETLREEEPDADIIVITDEGEALYNRILIKEFAKGKLPEAPISIHEEDWYDERDIDLRLNTLVVDVDPDAHTVTTHEGEEISYDKLLYSTGGTPTQLPVDNSDAEGIHHFWTFQDARQIRDHIERADNSVIVGAGLLGIDLAAITAAQDVEGKYLMRGNAWWRYALSEEGAEIIHDALRERNVEPVFESGVDHFETDDDGHVTAAVDPNGDHYDADFVGIAIGLDFNTEILQGTDVECDNGVVVDEYMQTSDEDIYAAGDITQFHDVILGERAQNGAWGSAKEQGTVAAKNMVNPQSEEFRWVSSYSITHFDFPFLSFGHPTLGDDEAEAKHSDDEWRRLAFKDGKIVGGVLIGDLSPQTKYKKLMREERVVADQKDVLMQEEFDIDDLELEEAPAE, from the coding sequence ATGACCCAGTCGTACGTGATTATTGGCGACGGGATTGCGGGGAGTTCCGCCGCAGAGACCCTCCGGGAGGAGGAACCCGACGCCGACATCATCGTCATCACGGACGAGGGCGAGGCCCTGTACAATCGGATTCTCATCAAAGAGTTCGCGAAGGGCAAACTGCCCGAGGCACCGATTTCCATCCACGAAGAGGACTGGTACGACGAGCGCGACATCGACCTCCGACTCAACACGCTCGTCGTGGACGTCGACCCCGACGCCCACACCGTCACGACCCACGAGGGCGAGGAGATTTCGTACGACAAGCTCCTCTACTCGACGGGCGGGACGCCGACCCAACTGCCGGTCGACAACTCCGACGCGGAGGGAATCCACCACTTCTGGACGTTCCAAGACGCGCGGCAGATTCGCGACCACATCGAACGGGCGGACAACTCCGTCATCGTCGGTGCGGGTCTCTTGGGCATCGACCTCGCGGCCATCACCGCCGCGCAGGACGTCGAAGGCAAGTACCTGATGCGCGGGAACGCGTGGTGGCGCTACGCCCTCTCGGAGGAGGGCGCGGAGATAATCCACGACGCCCTCCGGGAACGAAACGTCGAACCCGTCTTCGAGTCCGGCGTCGACCACTTCGAGACGGACGACGACGGCCACGTCACCGCCGCCGTCGACCCCAACGGCGACCACTACGACGCCGACTTCGTCGGCATCGCCATCGGTCTGGACTTCAACACCGAGATCCTGCAGGGGACCGACGTGGAGTGCGACAACGGCGTCGTCGTCGACGAGTACATGCAGACGAGCGACGAGGACATCTACGCCGCGGGCGATATCACCCAGTTCCACGACGTCATCCTCGGCGAACGCGCGCAGAACGGCGCGTGGGGCTCCGCGAAAGAGCAGGGTACCGTCGCCGCGAAGAACATGGTGAACCCGCAGTCCGAGGAGTTCCGGTGGGTCTCCTCGTACTCCATCACCCACTTCGACTTCCCGTTCCTCTCGTTCGGTCACCCGACCCTCGGAGACGACGAAGCCGAGGCGAAACACTCCGACGACGAGTGGCGGCGTCTCGCGTTCAAGGACGGCAAAATCGTCGGCGGCGTCCTCATCGGCGACCTCTCGCCGCAGACCAAGTACAAGAAGCTCATGCGCGAGGAACGCGTCGTCGCGGACCAGAAAGACGTCCTCATGCAGGAAGAGTTCGACATCGACGACCTCGAACTCGAAGAGGCTCCGGCGGAGTAA
- a CDS encoding DUF7124 domain-containing protein: protein MDGGGSTDMTLAFELEALKSLADPNAVFNDARQWTEYVGVVSEKPTYVVTNFTRKHRIRQDFFSGPRGVKESLENVKQQFDTDRHVFVGTSEEDEAVAGDADWEYLPLSQAAEAADWGLAGESPEPDPFDSSDERDDWP from the coding sequence ATGGATGGTGGCGGCAGCACGGACATGACGCTCGCGTTCGAGTTGGAGGCGTTGAAGTCGCTCGCGGACCCCAACGCCGTGTTCAACGACGCCCGTCAGTGGACGGAGTACGTCGGCGTCGTGAGCGAGAAACCCACGTACGTCGTGACCAACTTCACGCGAAAGCACCGCATCCGCCAGGACTTCTTCTCCGGCCCCCGCGGGGTCAAGGAGAGTCTGGAGAACGTCAAACAGCAGTTCGACACCGACCGTCACGTCTTCGTCGGCACCTCGGAGGAGGACGAAGCCGTCGCCGGGGACGCCGACTGGGAGTACCTCCCGCTTTCGCAGGCCGCCGAGGCCGCCGACTGGGGGCTCGCGGGCGAGTCGCCCGAACCGGACCCCTTCGACTCCTCCGACGAACGCGACGACTGGCCCTGA
- the mptA gene encoding GTP cyclohydrolase MptA: MSHQLPDVQASRPDVTVGLSQVGVTGVDKLVKIARDDKRPLVLMAEFEVFVDLPSGRKGIDMSRNMQVIDETLEDAVSEPAYRVEDMCGDAAERLLAKHEYTSTAEVRMTAELVLREDTPASGLATQGTATIIASAVATDDGTREEIGAEVTGMTVCPCSQGMSASRARDVLQDLEVDDDTIEEFLSKVPQPGHSQRGHATLTVETEGSPDVDLMDLIDIARDSMSARIYNLAKRPDEDHMTYEAHANAKFVEDCVRSMADQVLEEMDHLDDDAVVRMKQSNDESIHQHNAHAEREVTLEQLRAEMDR; the protein is encoded by the coding sequence ATGAGTCACCAGTTGCCTGACGTACAGGCAAGCCGCCCCGACGTGACCGTGGGGCTGAGTCAGGTCGGCGTCACGGGGGTAGACAAACTCGTCAAAATCGCCCGCGACGACAAGCGTCCGCTCGTTCTGATGGCCGAGTTCGAGGTGTTCGTGGACCTTCCGAGCGGTCGGAAGGGTATCGACATGAGCCGGAACATGCAGGTCATAGACGAGACGCTCGAAGACGCCGTCTCCGAACCCGCCTACCGCGTCGAGGACATGTGCGGCGACGCCGCGGAGCGACTCCTCGCGAAGCACGAGTACACGTCCACCGCCGAGGTTCGCATGACCGCCGAACTCGTCCTCCGGGAGGACACCCCGGCGAGCGGACTCGCCACGCAGGGGACGGCGACCATCATCGCGAGCGCAGTCGCCACCGACGACGGCACCCGCGAGGAGATCGGCGCGGAAGTGACCGGCATGACGGTCTGTCCCTGTTCACAGGGCATGTCCGCCTCTCGCGCGCGCGACGTACTGCAGGATTTGGAGGTCGACGACGACACCATCGAGGAGTTCCTCTCGAAGGTGCCGCAACCGGGCCACTCCCAACGCGGCCACGCGACGCTCACCGTCGAGACGGAGGGGTCGCCCGACGTGGACCTGATGGACCTCATCGACATCGCCCGCGACTCGATGTCGGCGCGCATCTACAACCTCGCGAAGCGTCCGGACGAGGACCACATGACCTACGAGGCGCACGCGAACGCGAAGTTCGTCGAGGACTGCGTCCGGTCGATGGCCGACCAAGTGCTCGAAGAAATGGACCACTTAGACGACGACGCCGTCGTCCGCATGAAGCAGTCGAACGACGAGTCCATCCACCAGCACAACGCCCACGCGGAGCGAGAAGTGACGCTCGAACAGCTCCGCGCGGAGATGGACCGGTAA
- a CDS encoding TrmB family transcriptional regulator, translating to MANLRDLGLSEYEARAYRSLLRTGATTAKELSRASDVPMGRIYDVLNSLEQHSLVRSQAASRPKKYVAVEPDMALDRLLESKKRELDEKAEQYEAVVDELSDELETAEPVQGQFWTAAVGTDESVDLLLERLAAADESLVMVAGTPSAQFDLGQVGDLVTEELATALDRGVDVSVLMSPELVASLPESVGERYLDSLADHPRFSVRTSEQLSGTFNLIDDVEVCIEVPNPLDPGEAFAMIDLKDPDFSADIRSMFDPRWEEAEPLSLSAAASEE from the coding sequence ATGGCCAACCTTCGGGACCTCGGGCTGTCCGAGTACGAAGCTCGGGCGTATCGGTCGCTCCTCCGGACGGGTGCGACAACCGCGAAAGAGTTGTCTCGCGCCAGCGACGTGCCGATGGGCCGCATCTACGACGTGCTGAACAGCCTCGAACAGCACAGTCTCGTGCGGAGTCAGGCCGCCAGTCGGCCCAAGAAGTACGTCGCCGTCGAACCGGACATGGCGTTAGACCGCCTGTTGGAGAGCAAGAAGCGCGAACTCGACGAGAAGGCCGAGCAGTACGAGGCCGTCGTGGACGAACTCTCCGACGAACTGGAGACGGCCGAACCCGTACAGGGGCAGTTCTGGACCGCCGCCGTCGGCACCGACGAGTCGGTGGACCTCCTTCTGGAACGACTCGCCGCCGCCGACGAATCGCTCGTCATGGTCGCAGGGACGCCCTCGGCGCAGTTCGACCTGGGGCAGGTCGGCGACTTGGTGACCGAGGAGTTGGCGACGGCGCTCGACCGCGGCGTGGACGTATCCGTGCTGATGTCGCCCGAGCTCGTGGCCTCCCTCCCCGAGAGCGTGGGCGAGCGCTACCTCGACAGTCTCGCGGACCACCCGCGCTTCTCCGTCCGAACGTCCGAGCAGCTCTCGGGGACGTTCAACCTAATCGACGACGTGGAGGTGTGCATCGAGGTGCCGAACCCGCTCGACCCCGGCGAGGCGTTCGCCATGATAGACCTGAAGGACCCGGATTTCAGCGCCGACATCCGGTCGATGTTCGACCCCCGGTGGGAGGAGGCGGAACCGCTCTCTCTGTCTGCGGCCGCCTCCGAGGAGTAA
- a CDS encoding DUF255 domain-containing protein: protein MADDKTRVEWRRWGPDAFEEARTSEKPVLLSLTATWCDGCHEMDVETYAEPRIAANVNDGFVPVRVDVDRHPRVRERYNMGGFPSTVFLTPSGDLLTGATYLGPDGMRQVLEKVRDLWTEKGAEAGRIPRALAGKPTPAGEVTARIEEHLAGQLDEKYDHRFAGWGDGAKFPMPRTVEFALKRAREQGLETLGAIRESLFDDVEGGFFRYADAPDWTDPHHEKLLDSNAALCRAFANGYLYTGDEEFLGPVRETLDFLAENLWNGAAFGGSLGPAEESDYYEGDADARGEETGPRRDLTAYAGANALAADAFLTFAAYTDDERATDYARRTLDYVASSLVDDGVVTHYRASEESGESHLLEDHARVVSAFVRARQVVGDEGALETARSVADVAIDELQEPEGAFRDGPETDVGLLDKPLRPLDGNVEMADALLDLAAVTGEDRYEDAAHDAIAAFGGAWDRIGVQVAGYGSVAARLTRSTLVVEVGAPARSDLHRAAMRVADHEKVVLPGADVPEGEAVVRLGDEEASATTPDELMAAVSDLDGGL from the coding sequence ATGGCAGACGACAAGACGCGGGTCGAGTGGCGCAGGTGGGGACCCGACGCGTTCGAGGAGGCTCGAACGTCCGAGAAGCCGGTGTTGCTGTCTCTGACCGCGACGTGGTGCGACGGCTGTCACGAGATGGACGTCGAGACGTACGCGGAACCGCGGATCGCAGCCAACGTCAACGACGGGTTCGTCCCCGTCCGGGTGGACGTAGACCGCCACCCGCGTGTGCGGGAGCGGTACAACATGGGCGGGTTCCCCTCGACGGTGTTTCTCACCCCGAGCGGTGACCTCCTGACCGGGGCGACGTACCTCGGCCCCGACGGGATGCGGCAGGTTCTGGAGAAGGTCCGCGACCTCTGGACCGAGAAGGGGGCGGAGGCGGGGCGCATCCCCCGCGCACTCGCCGGCAAGCCGACGCCCGCGGGCGAGGTGACGGCGCGAATCGAAGAGCACCTCGCGGGGCAACTCGACGAGAAGTACGACCACCGCTTCGCCGGGTGGGGCGACGGCGCGAAGTTCCCGATGCCCCGAACCGTCGAGTTCGCGCTGAAACGCGCCCGCGAGCAGGGGTTGGAGACGCTCGGCGCGATTCGGGAGTCGCTGTTCGACGACGTGGAGGGCGGCTTCTTCCGGTACGCCGACGCGCCGGACTGGACCGACCCGCACCACGAGAAACTGCTCGACTCGAACGCGGCGCTCTGTCGCGCCTTCGCCAACGGCTACCTCTACACCGGCGACGAGGAGTTCCTCGGGCCGGTCCGCGAGACGCTCGATTTCCTCGCGGAGAACCTCTGGAACGGCGCGGCGTTCGGCGGGAGTCTCGGCCCGGCGGAGGAGTCCGACTACTACGAGGGTGACGCCGATGCGCGCGGCGAGGAGACCGGACCGCGGCGCGACCTCACCGCGTACGCGGGCGCGAACGCCCTCGCGGCGGACGCGTTTTTGACGTTCGCCGCCTACACCGACGACGAGAGAGCGACCGACTACGCCCGCCGCACGCTGGATTACGTGGCGTCGTCGCTCGTCGACGACGGCGTCGTCACCCACTACCGCGCGAGCGAGGAGTCGGGCGAGTCGCACTTACTCGAAGACCACGCGCGCGTCGTCTCCGCGTTCGTCCGCGCCCGACAGGTCGTCGGCGACGAGGGAGCGCTCGAAACCGCCCGGAGCGTCGCCGACGTGGCCATCGACGAACTGCAGGAGCCGGAGGGGGCGTTCCGCGACGGTCCCGAGACGGACGTCGGACTCCTCGACAAGCCGCTTCGACCCCTCGACGGCAACGTCGAGATGGCCGACGCGCTGCTCGACCTCGCGGCGGTGACGGGCGAGGACCGGTACGAGGACGCCGCCCACGACGCCATCGCGGCGTTCGGCGGCGCGTGGGACCGCATCGGCGTCCAAGTCGCCGGCTACGGGTCGGTCGCCGCGCGACTGACGCGCTCGACGCTCGTCGTCGAAGTCGGCGCGCCCGCGAGGTCCGACCTCCACCGGGCGGCGATGCGCGTCGCCGACCACGAGAAGGTGGTCCTCCCCGGCGCGGACGTTCCGGAGGGCGAGGCCGTCGTCCGACTCGGCGACGAGGAGGCGTCGGCGACGACGCCGGACGAACTGATGGCCGCCGTCTCCGACCTCGACGGCGGTCTCTGA
- a CDS encoding FxsA family protein, which produces MQTRWVIAILLAIPLADTLLLVPVANAIGFAATVLLVVLTGLVGMLLVRAEGRHTISRLQQKVATGGLPTNELMDGGLLIAAGAFLLTPGIVTDLLGFMLALPLTRYPIREVLKRYVVKPYIEKQTDGFVSGGVWTGGYPDDDVIDLDPESYGRRDDDNS; this is translated from the coding sequence ATGCAGACGCGCTGGGTCATCGCGATTCTCCTCGCGATACCGCTCGCCGACACGTTGCTCCTCGTCCCCGTCGCCAACGCCATCGGGTTCGCCGCGACGGTGTTGCTGGTCGTCCTCACCGGCCTCGTCGGTATGCTCCTCGTCCGCGCGGAGGGGCGGCACACGATTTCGAGGCTCCAACAGAAGGTGGCGACCGGCGGCCTCCCGACGAACGAACTGATGGACGGCGGCCTGCTCATCGCCGCGGGCGCATTCCTCCTCACGCCGGGCATCGTCACGGACCTGTTGGGCTTCATGCTCGCGCTTCCGCTGACGCGATACCCCATCCGCGAGGTGCTGAAGCGCTACGTGGTCAAGCCCTACATCGAGAAACAGACCGACGGGTTCGTCTCCGGCGGCGTCTGGACCGGCGGCTACCCCGACGACGACGTCATCGACTTAGACCCCGAAAGTTACGGCCGCCGCGACGACGACAATTCGTAA
- a CDS encoding endonuclease/exonuclease/phosphatase family protein, producing MTQYASRRSVLKAIGALGAASGAVGTASARGKPTSARYATFNVVDLTTEQVQEPGDEQAEAAARIIQEIRPDVLVLNELANNLQEGKRTERTNVDAFVENYLSVPQRDGLEGIDYQYTLQPESNTGVLPEEEYDFNKDGQAGERPDDAFGFGQYPGHYAFAVASRYPFDEEAVRTFREFLWADMPDNLIPVEGEEGVETDDIYLTEAELEVFRLSSKTHVDVPFCVDDEIVHGLFSHPTPPVFDGDNNFNGRWNHDEVRFFADYVAGADYIYDDSGTEGGLDDDASYVLMGDMNAGLAGDRPLDPARKYFLENDDFQTHKLPTSPGGAQLGNRYATATFGGGSKVDWVLPSPDLTLRSSSVVWPSAEATKRGLGDDGETASDHRMVWADIATK from the coding sequence ATGACACAGTACGCCTCGCGGCGGAGTGTACTGAAAGCGATAGGCGCGTTGGGGGCGGCTTCCGGTGCGGTCGGTACCGCAAGCGCCCGGGGAAAACCGACGAGCGCGCGGTACGCCACGTTCAACGTCGTCGACCTGACCACGGAGCAGGTTCAGGAACCGGGCGACGAACAGGCGGAGGCGGCCGCACGTATCATTCAGGAGATACGGCCGGACGTGCTCGTCCTCAACGAACTCGCGAACAACCTCCAAGAGGGGAAACGGACGGAGCGAACCAACGTCGATGCCTTCGTCGAGAACTACCTCAGCGTCCCGCAACGGGACGGCCTCGAAGGCATCGACTACCAGTACACCCTCCAACCGGAGAGCAACACCGGCGTTCTCCCGGAGGAGGAGTACGACTTCAACAAGGACGGGCAGGCGGGTGAACGACCCGACGACGCCTTCGGATTCGGGCAGTACCCCGGTCACTACGCGTTCGCCGTGGCGAGTCGGTACCCCTTCGACGAGGAGGCCGTTCGCACGTTCCGGGAGTTCCTGTGGGCGGACATGCCGGACAATCTCATTCCGGTCGAGGGCGAGGAGGGCGTCGAGACGGACGATATCTACCTGACGGAGGCGGAGTTGGAGGTGTTCCGACTCTCCTCGAAGACGCACGTGGACGTGCCGTTCTGCGTCGACGACGAAATCGTCCACGGCCTCTTCTCGCACCCGACGCCGCCGGTGTTCGACGGCGACAACAACTTCAACGGCCGGTGGAACCACGACGAGGTACGCTTCTTCGCGGACTACGTCGCCGGTGCCGACTACATCTACGACGATAGCGGGACGGAGGGCGGCCTCGACGACGACGCTTCCTACGTCCTGATGGGCGACATGAACGCGGGATTAGCGGGCGACCGACCGCTCGACCCGGCGAGGAAGTACTTCCTCGAGAACGACGACTTCCAGACCCACAAACTCCCCACGAGTCCGGGCGGCGCCCAACTGGGGAACCGCTACGCGACGGCCACCTTCGGCGGCGGGTCGAAGGTCGATTGGGTCCTCCCCTCCCCGGACCTCACGCTCCGTTCGTCGTCCGTGGTCTGGCCGAGTGCGGAGGCGACGAAGCGCGGACTCGGCGACGACGGGGAGACGGCGTCCGACCACCGGATGGTGTGGGCCGATATCGCCACCAAGTGA